The Vigna radiata var. radiata cultivar VC1973A chromosome 6, Vradiata_ver6, whole genome shotgun sequence DNA segment CTGTTGTTCTCAAATTTAATAGCAAAGGATTAGGGTTAGAGATAGCTTCTTCACAAAGTTGTTCTTCCTGTTCGAAGGCAACGGGCAAAGAAGGATTACAATTAAGAAGCCCTAAATTCGAAAGTCTAAGAAAAGTTCCTAATATTTACtggtttccttcttcttcttctttggtggTGCTGAAGAAATCCCAATTAAGAATCCTAAATTTGCACACTGGGACCAACCCCAAAATTATCAACCCTAATGGTTTCTAGAAATCTAAAATTGGGAAAATACTCtaattaaaaccctaaaattggaaattagtttataaaaccCTAAAGGGAAAAAAATCCCTAATTAGTTTTCATCaccaatttgtttttcttggcGATTTGGCGTGCTAGCACCACTGTTTTCTACTTCGTTTATGTTCTGCGTCGTGCAATGGAGGTTAAGCTTATTCTTCCTTTCATTCATTGTCACGGTGGTTATAAGTGTTTTGCGTTGCAGCAATGGTGACTTTCCGTTGTTTTGGTTCTTCTTGCTCGTTGCCACCATGGTGGAGGAAACCGTCTTCGTCTTCTCCCTGTTCTCGACACCGAGATTGATCGCTTCAGTTAATCCTAATTTTAGGTTAAccttaacttttaaatatttcacgtccttttaaattattttattttaacacataTAATGAAGTCACAGTGTCACCACAACCAAAACTGTACAACTCATCAGTTTTGTGCCAGCTGGGCAGTTCTGCCGTTAGAAACTTTAACGTCataagcaaaaaggactaacatgcaccgtttttgcaaaaagtaggatgTTAATGAacttttggtaaaaaaaaaggaggatCAATTTGCACCGTTTTTACAAAAAATAGGATGTtagtgaatttttgaaaaaaagaagaaccAATTTGAACCGACCCTACAAACTGAAGgatcaaaataggtattaaacctttttattaggttttgtatctttagAATTCCTACCtctattacttttcttttcctttttcaagaaTTCTTATCCTTTTGTTTCATTGTTCTCAATTAGCTCTATTACAAATCTCcgcaaaatattttataactatataatatatacgaatttgaaattttgattaaaaatcattaaaattcatattttataaatcttcGGAAAGCACAATATTAGAcacatcaattaaatatttgaaggagagaagaaatttcaaaatggaggggaaaacaattttaaaatagaaaaccaacgtaaaaaaatcaaatatcaattaagagatcataaatataattaaacatgaaaaacgtatattatttaatatgatagTTATGTAGAATCATTAGTTGTTGGTATTACGTGACAATTCAAACATAGGTAATCCAAAGAGGTAGAATTCTTACCTTCTAACCTCGAAAGTTTCCACCCTCCTATTCAGTCAAAAAAGGAAGAGAGTATCAATATCAGAGAATCACAACACGACAAGGAAGAGTACTTAAAAAGGTTATGATCATACTGTCTAAATGCTTTTATTTCTGTTTGAAACCAAACAATGTTTTACATAATGCATACATAATGCAGGTAAACTATAAAAGGCTGATGAATTAGAAAACATTTAGTTAATAGAGTGATATTTTATGGATATAATGTGGAATGGTAATCTATAAACATACGAAACTTAGTTTTAATAGATAAAAGGCCTTCAGTGTTCACTTGTATTTTCcgaaaatattttagaagtgtaaaaataaatatatataaaactctTTCGAGgatcaaacatataaatatattaaaactaaaaagattattttttttgtgtaataatttatatatttaaaaaaaataaaatgacttttagtaagaatgaaataaaaatatttaatttttaaattatgataaactcgaaatttaattaaaattaaaaacagaaagcCTGTACGTCATACCTTCATTTGGGCATCGAAGCGTGTGGCTGGAAGAATTGAAATAGCAGTCATCAGCTGCACAATACAATAGAATACAAATATGAAGaattaatataacaataatatcatttaattaataaaaaaaattagattacatctactgaattaaaaaatataaaaatgttaaatacaaacaattattttaataataatgaagtaaaaatatttaatatttaaggttaaatatgtttttagttcctatactttgggacgattttagtttgagtccctctttcaaattaaggtataatttagtccttcaactttagaaaactctgattttagtcttttttttatcaatttcttttaactttatttgattttagtcttttttatcaatttcttttaactttatttgttgtttcaaacacgtttcttagttaacattgaatcaaaaatgtgtcaaaacagtgtaaacaatccaaattctataatgaaacgtgcttgaaacagcaaataaagttaaaaagttttgataaaaaagactaaaaccagagttttctaaagttactaaattgtattttagtttgaaagaaggactaaaaccacAATGGTCctaaaggactaaaaacatatttaaccctaatatttaaatttgaaatttaattagaataaaagCATAAAGGCTGAAGTGCCTTACGGATGCATTGAAACGTGTGGTTGGAAGAATTAAAAGAGCAGCGCTGAGGAGCTCCACAATGATCAGCACAGGCGAAAGGAGTCCATGAAAGCTGAAATCCATAAAGTAGCGCTTTGTGTATGATGGCATAGGAATATTTATTTGCGTCCAAACCCCACCAAGATGTGGGAGCAACCAGCTTTACTCTACAACCAACTTCTATGTCCTCTGCTAATAGGCCACCGACAGCCATAGCGTATATGTAACCTTTGGACTCCCAATTCACGCATCCACCAGCACTCACATACTTAGGGTTCCCACTCACTTCATGACTACAATTCAAAATCACTATATACTCGTACAAAAACTTATCACCATCAACATACCAAGGATAGGACCTATAATAACGGTAAGGACGCAAGGCGTAAGAATCAGTGATGTAAGTGAAATTGTACGGAGACAAAGAATAGCGAGGAAGGGAGGAGCAGTTTGTGGGTTGAAGTCCAGGATCCACCACTCGGATTGTGAAATTATTGTAGTCGATGGCCTCTACACGAAATGTTCCAGAGAACAGAGATAACAGCGTTATATTGTTTTCACAAGATAACTCATACCGACCGCACACTTTTGGGTCTCCTTTCAATCGGAATGGATAAGATATGTTGGTGATTTTGCCACAGGAAGAGACGGGGCAACCATCTTCTCCGTCAATTTGGTGAAGTAGAAATACTAACACTATCAAGGTTCTCTCTCTCCACATCCTCACGCCtaatcttttttctctttctaaattagttataacataaaacaaaatgagtTAAATTCTAAAGCTAGTTTGTTACTTTACTAGGGGTTTCCGTGTCTTTCTATAAGTGTTGGGTAGTTTTTTAGATTCAACTAGTGTTGTTATTGTCACATGTACTAATTAGCCTTTGACTTGAATTTTCTGTGTTATTACGCGTAGAAGATAAAGGAGAACGTGAATATGAGGAATTTGACTCACTATACCCAAGCTTCCAGTTGGACTTGTGTGGCTGTGAATTTCGAAGAATTTGTATGAGTGTGACTCTCACTGAATTACTGTTTGGGGGAGTCAATTCCTGGAACTTAATAATATGTACGCACCTTAGACattgatataattatatatatatatgacaccCACCTAATTAAGGGATTTCATTTTTcctataaaagatattttttgaaAACGCAGACTTTGACTCATGACAAATCATAagtcttttttatcttttctatgtGGTTTCGGCTTATGATACTAGTTAGAAGTTTTAGCGTAAACTGAAAGAGGCACTCAGCTTGGTTTGTTAAACATGATGGCAAGTGTGTTGCTCCTCCAACGTGATTCTTTATTGATGAAGCTATCGCTAATGCTTATTCTTATCAGAAGTGGCAGCGCTCATAACGAGTGCCACGAGGAAAACTTGTCTTGTGGGCCGAACGAACCCCTTATCAGATTTCCCTTCCAACTCGTAAAGGAGATGAAGGAGCCATGCAGTTATCCCCGTCTTTGTCTTTCTTGTACTGAAAATAATCAGACCATGCTTCTGCTTCCAACGATCAAACTCCAAGTCAAAAATATATTCTACGAAGATCAGGAAATAGTCTTAACTGACCCGGAAAACTGCTTGTTCAACAAGTATATGCAAATAACCAATTTTGTTCAGAGTTACCAATTTGAATTATACGATACAAACTTGAGCTTCTTCAATTGTACTTCAGCTGGGCATCGACACGTCCGCTACCGCTACAGGGAAGACTCGTATTCCCAAGATTTGGTCTCCTGTCCGATTTTCATTTCTGATTCTTTTGAAAGTGTCCTCGAATTAGATCTAACATCCTGTACCAAGATGTTCGACATCCCTTCGCCAATCCTTTTCACCGACGGGTATCCCTTGTATTTGAGATGGTTCAAACCAAATTGTTCTGAGTGCGAAGCTAAAGGCAAGAGATGTAAATGGAAGACCAACAACGACACAGGAGACATCGAATGTTTTGAATGCACACGAAAAAGAATTCACGTTCCTAAATCTCTTATTTTTGCTACTACAGGTCATATCAAACTCTTACAcgttcaatttttaatattgttttgttccttttttcCTAGAAATTTGAATGCTAACAAGTGAATAAATAaagctttctcttttcttttctaaatgaAGTCTCCAACCGCTATTGTAGGTTCGATCTTTTTGGGGCTGGTGGTCACAGCTGTCTTTATGAGCATTCTCTATTTTAGGGAAAAACAAGAAGATCAAGCAAGAGTGGACAAGTTTTTAGAGGACTACAGGGCAGAAAAGCCTGCAAGATTCACCTACGCCGACCTTAAAAGAATCACCAATGGCTTTAAGGAAATGTTAGGAGAAGGAGCTCATGGGGCTGTGTTCAGAGGTAAACTTTCCAGTGAGATATCCGTGGCTGTGAAGATCCTCAACAATACAGAGGGAGAAGGGAATGAGTTCATCAATGAAGTGGGAATTATGGGCAAAATCCATCACATCAACGTGGTGCGCTTGCTTGGCTTCTGTGCAGAAGGACTCCATCGTGCTCTTGTCTACAATTTCTTTCCAAACGGTTCCTTACAAAGCTTCATATTTCCACCAGAAGACAAGGACCATTTCCTTGGCTGGGAGAAGCTTCAACACATTGCTCTTGGTATAGCTAAAGGGATTGAGTATCTTCATCAAGGTTGCAATCATCCCATTATTCACTTTGACATCAATCCTCACAACGTGTTACTTGATGACAACTTCACTCCAAAAATATCTGATTTTGGCTTAGCCAAATTGTGTTCCAAGAATCCNAGTTTGGTGTCCATGACAGCTGCTAGGGGAACCTTGGGATACATTGCACCTGAAGTCTTCTCTAGAAACTTTGGAAACGTATCTTACAAGTCTGATATTTACAGTTATGGAATGTTGTTGTTAGAAATGGTTGGTGGGAGGAAGAATGTGGACATGTCTTCTCCAGAAGATTTCCATGTTCTGTACCCTGATTGGATCCATAACCTGGTTGATGGAGATGTTCATATCCATGTTGAGAATGAAGATGATTTTAAGATTGCAAAGAAACTAGCAATTATTGGGCTTTGGTGCATACAGTGGCAGCCAGGGAATCGTCCATCCATAAAATCTGTGATACACATGCTAGAAACTCAAGAGGAAAACCAGATTGCCGTGCCTCCTAATCCATTTCACTCAACAACTTCCACAAAAGTTAAGGGACCCATTTCGACAAGACGACCTTTGCATTTGGAAGTGATTGAAGAATGATTTACACCGAAAAAATAATCTTTCAACTTGTACGAAATTTATAGAAGATGAAAGTTTGAGACATTAAAGCAAACAAGttatataacaaaattagtaaaattgaACTCCAGAGCTCGTTTGTAACTTTACTAGGGGTTGCCATGATCTTTCCATTAGTGTTGGTACTTTTAGAGATTCAACTAGTGACTTTGTTGgtgcttttaatatttttaattttgttcctAATGCAATTTTTGCTGACGCTCTCACAACAATCCGTATTTAACTTTCCCGTTTGAATGATTTAATTCATTATGGTTGGAATGCTACTCACCTATTGCGGTTCAAGCTTTTCATTCCAACTTTAAGGTCGCTTGGAAGATTAAGAAGATGGAATAAATTCAAGTGGATAAATGGTTTTATGGATTTTAAAACTTCTTATAGTTGATAATTAGTTAATGTaccatatttgattttctttggtGAAATTCTTTATCCTTTTTGTTTTCAGGAGGTATTTTAGGAATAGATTTAGCCTTTCGGAATATGATTGGTGAGTGTTGTTGATATGCCAAACATAGTTAGAAACAACATTCATAGTGATgcaaaacatgttttttatataaaaaaggacaattatattttcacaatattttttgataacttttttaataacaggatacgtgtcattgttttattgatctatttgattttgtgtttaaaaaatatttaaaacaaaccaatcataaactgtcacgtatatattgtcaaaaaattgttaaaaaaatgttattaaaaaaagttttttctataaaaaaaataaagaacagTTTTAGATAGATTTAAGTActtaatgaaagaaaataaacacaGAACTAAGTATGTAATTGTAAGGGAATAGACTACTTGAAAAATTTGAACTAAAAATGAAGTTTCTGACGAGAGacatcaaaataaatttcactgGCCACACCCATCAACGTTACAAACTTCGagaataatattcaaatatccTATTTGTTAAcctttatttgataaatattttacactATAAATTACGCATATATAATATCTAAAACTACTTTCTTGACGACCCACTTATTTACGAGTAATGATATGTGTCCATTAAACAATTTTCTCTTAATGTAACTTACGTCACAATTTTCAGAAAaccttatcttttattttactttatgatTTTTGTCGAACTCAGCTTTACACACTTTTTCTCAAAGTATTTAATTGGAtgatgatatttagacaatatttttttgacaacatttgaacatttatTGATTACATGTAAATCTGTGATTGTTCCTAAATTagtccacaatcaataataataatcataaacactattatgaagtaatttaggatcaatcacagattgacacgtaatcaatgttcaaatgttgtcaaaaaaatattgtctaaatatcattatcctatttaaTTTCCTAACTTATTTATTTCTCCTTATTAAAAATCTTGGCCAACTATTTTTGATAAATGGACCACgactacttttctttttctacattagtgttaagtttattttgtgGTTTCATTTgtatacaatataaatatacttttaccAAATTACCCCAAATATATTCATTGGGAAATGTGCTTAGTTTTTAGACAAGTATAGTTTaagaagttgaaatttgattataatattttgtacttATAATTAGTCTTTGGCTTTGGCTTGAATTTTCTGTGTTGTTACGCGTAGAAGATAAAGGAGAACGTGAAGACGATGAATTTGACTGACTATACCCAAGCTTCCATCGCACAGTTGGACTTTTGTAGCTGTGAATTTCGAAGAATTTGTATGAGTGTGACTCTCACTGAATTATTGTTTTGGGGAGTCAATTCCTAGAACTTAACATGCACGTACCTTGACATTGATAGAATTAAATGTATGCTAATATATTTATGACACCCACCTAATTAAgggattttatttttcctataaaagatattttttgaaAACGCAGACTTTGACTCATGAGAAATCAtaagtcttttttttatctttccagTGGTTTGTGCATAtgattgaaaaagtaaaactatAAATGAAAAGTGTTAGCATAAACTATAGAAAAATGATAGACTAACACTACTAATTTTGCATATATACCTATGACACCATGacgtgaattttaaatttaataattgaacTAAAATTTCTTGAGATGACACATTCACATTACAAGAAAATTACTTAATAACaacttgagaacaaaaataattatttattatattagttaaattagcattatttttaaactaaatattacatctaaaataattctattgttatagaaaatttataattagattataaatcaaattctaaattaattgtTACAAAAGTTTTATTAGTTTCTAGATcagtttcttttaatattagagactaataaactaataatataagTAGTTAAAATCCTAGTAATTATCAACTAATCAttgataaaatttgtaagaTGTATGTATCATACATGTTCGAGTACATATCGATTACTCATGTTTTGATATACTTGGTTCTTCTGGTATGATTTGGCATTATGACGACTTGACTGACTACATGTCAATCAATTAGGATCGACTTCTAAGAACGTTGGCAAAGTTGACTTATCTTAAAACCGTGTTTAAGGTATGATTAAGAGACTAGTTAATCAAAGGCAAGTCAAGGTAACTAGCTATATTAATCGGGCTTAtccatgtaaaaaataaataaacaataatataaataacacgGTACACAAAATATATGGactacattaattaattacaacatttaatattatcttacaCACTTAGCTTACttaagtgtcaaaatatcactAGTTCAAAACCACTGTTTAACGttggttaatttgggcttttaacgttaGACAGGTAACCGACGTCTTTGCGGGTGATGTTAATAAGACGTCGGACTACaaataaccgatgtctatatagacgttggttGCTTGTACACAAACGTCTATATCCACATCCATTGGGAGTCAAGGGACATTTATATACACGTCATAGTGGGTACACCCGACGTCTATGTCGACGTTGGATGCCAAAATCACCAACGTCTATAGGCGCTGGACATTTTGTGCACTGTAACTCATTGGACGTCTGTTTGTGCACTGATAGACGTCTACTGGATATTATAGACGTTAGGCATTGCATTAATAGACGTCTACTcagtttgttttttaaaaaaattaatttatttttacaacaaAACCACACCTGAAATACAGAAAATTGTCCCAGAACAGtatactataatataattatgcgtttcaagtaaagaaagttgtacttaataaaaaaaacaatccaAAACTATCAAACTATAAACTTAAAGTATGTCTTGTGTAATGTTGAACAACAACATAATCCTAGTTCCATCTttgcagaagataagttgtcTACTCTTGCCTTATCTGCCTAATTGTGTCATCTAGTATAGGAGCTGCACTATTGAAGCGCTACAAAATCAAGAAAGATTATGGTTTCTTATATGTTCTAAGATTTGGAAATGATTTGTAATGTATAGAAGGTAAGCATCATTACCTCATTCCATTCATCAGTAATGACAGCTCGAACAATGctcttaatccaagacatgaCATAGTAGTCACATTCCCAAGAATCTAGctgcttgttacactaaaatgacaaactaaatggTCAAGAATTTACATCATTCAATAACAGAAAATGAATTATAGTTATAAATGACTTACAACCTTTGGATACAAAACTTGAACTAGTtgacctcgagatttacccatAACTCTATTTAGATTGAAAAcacaaagtaatattaatataattatatttaggatAAAAATTTAAGGTGAACATGAAattcaaagtcatttttggaGAAACACGTACCCTTAAAGCATGCttctcaagtcatttttcatcttcctgtGCAGCGAACAAAACCATACAATTATACCTTGTTTGGGACCGATGACCATCAGCTGCCAGTGAGACCTATCAtgaatcataaatagttagtaaactaattaagtatactttaatgaacttttacataaaacaatacATACCCATCAATTTATGGTACAAGGTATACGTTTCTGTTTGACTgagccatccatgtttgcaaataatgtTGTTTGGTTTCAAGTGTGTTACCAGAATGTTGAATGGTCTCAGATTCAACAAATCCGTACATGGAAGACCGACTTTGGTCTACAATgactgtgtccatgtacctaaaacaacaaaattaagttgttagaaactaggaatgtaaataaaactaacatggaagacaaaattaactatcttacatgcaccatagttgaaggatggaaatattcaacatcttgtCTCCTGCAGTGATCtccgatacatcattgaatgtgatatatactggcaaATGGGGTCCGAGACCAAGTACTCTCAAATCGTAGTATATTAGTATTGATCCCTTGTTGAACCTGGGtaattttgacattaattttgatataagatcATCCTCCGCTTCAGCCATGTCATCACTTTCAGGTATGACTGACTCATGCATGGGCTACTCGTGAGGACGTGTGAACTAAAGATAAGAATTTGAAAGTTATAATTAAgtattatacaaaaatttaacatacaaatactaacgataaaaatattatacctgttATGTAGCAATGTGTGTCATGATGAATGATCTAGGCCAGGCTATAAATGTTCCTATGGCCTCCCCCACAAACTGAACTTTTATAGTAGGTACAGGCACCTGAGCCTGAGGATCCCgaacctcgtcaatcatgacaTGCACGTGGTCGGGTGatatgggaacaccatgaatagtgTGTCCTCCCTGAAGTACTCGTCCGACAGGCACAATGTGTGGGGGATCCCCATCAACCAACAACTCATACTAACCATTGTAGTCAGTAGGCTCTATAGCAAAGCATGATCCTCTAGTGCTGACACGAGGTGGTGTGGGAGTTTCAATGGGCACACCCAGGGAGCCCTGCGTCATGGATTGCAACTTCTCTTCAAGCGctctttgtatttctttttgttcctGTAGCTACTTCATGAATTGTTGCTCCATTTTTTGCATGCTTTGGCGAAGTCTTTCCTCCCACTGAAGATCCATTTGCCTCAGTGCCTCCTGACTCATTGATTGAGTGCTTTTTTGTGCAGGGCCAAAGTAGTCACGAAGACCAATCGTCCCAAGAACTCCACGTACATGTCCTATGTGCTCTGGCTTTCCAATGGTCATTGTTAGAATGTCGTCTCTACCTTGGCCAGTAAATGTTCCTTGTGTCTgttgctcaaccaactcatcctgcacataataaaaaacttttttacttAAGACATGCTATGATAAATACACTATCAAACAATGTTTAGAATTTGAACTTACAATTCTCTGTGAGATCAATATAGCTGAGgcagatgtcatgttcccatcGAATTTTGTCCCAGCAGCTTTCCACAGCTCGTACCTAGTAGGTGCAGGTGCTAGGTCGGGGGATTCAAGCCCCAACTCATCCGCTCgagtctttttattttcttctcgaGTTTCGCATAACCACCTCGTGATAACAACTGTGGTGCATCATTAAGCTTTTGCCTTTCTTGGGCGACTAACATTTTACTCTGTAAAACCATGTAAATTCATAACtgtaaaatcataataaaatccTTTAAGACTTTGTAGATGTTAAGATACATACCTTCCATTTCTCAATCTCTCTTGATGCACGAAATAGTGCCCACTCTTCCTTTGTGAAGGAATAATGCTGACCTAGATTCTCATTTTGTTTGTGTCCATAGATATACAAACGTGtcagccttgtcttgaaatccctTCATCTGGTACATATATGCGATAACACTTTCTTTCCCATCTCAATTGTGTTTGGAATATCATACTTTAGTTGGAAATCCACTACAGTTAAGGGACCCATTTCGACAAGACGACCTTTACATTTGGAAGTGATTGAAGAATGATTTACACCGGAAAATAATCTTTGAATGTGAACAAAATTTATAGAAGATGAAAGTTTGAGACATTGAACCAAACAAgttatataacataaaatatcaGTTAAATTAAACTCCAGTGCTAGTTCGTAACTTTACTAGGGGCTGCTGATCTTTCTATTATACTATTGGTACTTTTAGAGATTCAACTAGTGACTTTGTTggtacttttaatattttaaatgttgttaCTTATGCAATTTTTGCTGGGGGCTCTCACAACAATGATCCCTATTGAACTTTCccatttaaaatgatataattcaTTATGGTTGGAATGTCACTCACCTGTTTTTGTTTCAAGCTTTTTATTCCAACTTTAAGGTGGCTTGGAAGATTAGAAGTAGATGGAATACATACAAGTGGATAAATggttttatagattttaaaactTCTTATAGTTGATAATTAGTaccatatttgattttctttggtgaaattttatCCTTCTGTTTTCAGTGTTAGGTCAATTATTACTGATGAAGAACTTCTGGACTCAACACAGGATCAGGAAAACATTGATAGGGAGAATTGTTGGGTTTATCGAGGAAGAGTTTCCT contains these protein-coding regions:
- the LOC106764660 gene encoding rust resistance kinase Lr10-like isoform X1 codes for the protein MMASVLLLQRDSLLMKLSLMLILIRSGSAHNECHEENLSCGPNEPLIRFPFQLVKEMKEPCSYPRLCLSCTENNQTMLLLPTIKLQVKNIFYEDQEIVLTDPENCLFNKYMQITNFVQSYQFELYDTNLSFFNCTSAGHRHVRYRYREDSYSQDLVSCPIFISDSFESVLELDLTSCTKMFDIPSPILFTDGYPLYLRWFKPNCSECEAKGKRCKWKTNNDTGDIECFECTRKRIHVPKSLIFATTGSIFLGLVVTAVFMSILYFREKQEDQARVDKFLEDYRAEKPARFTYADLKRITNGFKEMLGEGAHGAVFRGKLSSEISVAVKILNNTEGEGNEFINEVGIMGKIHHINVVRLLGFCAEGLHRALVYNFFPNGSLQSFIFPPEDKDHFLGWEKLQHIALGIAKGIEYLHQGCNHPIIHFDINPHNVLLDDNFTPKISDFGLAKLCSKNPSLVSMTAARGTLGYIAPEVFSRNFGNVSYKSDIYSYGMLLLEMVGGRKNVDMSSPEDFHVLYPDWIHNLVDGDVHIHVENEDDFKIAKKLAIIGLWCIQWQPGNRPSIKSVIHMLETQEENQIAVPPNPFHSTTSTKVKGPISTRRPLHLEVIEE
- the LOC106764660 gene encoding rust resistance kinase Lr10-like isoform X3; this encodes MKEPCSYPRLCLSCTENNQTMLLLPTIKLQVKNIFYEDQEIVLTDPENCLFNKYMQITNFVQSYQFELYDTNLSFFNCTSAGHRHVRYRYREDSYSQDLVSCPIFISDSFESVLELDLTSCTKMFDIPSPILFTDGYPLYLRWFKPNCSECEAKGKRCKWKTNNDTGDIECFECTRKRIHVPKSLIFATTGSIFLGLVVTAVFMSILYFREKQEDQARVDKFLEDYRAEKPARFTYADLKRITNGFKEMLGEGAHGAVFRGKLSSEISVAVKILNNTEGEGNEFINEVGIMGKIHHINVVRLLGFCAEGLHRALVYNFFPNGSLQSFIFPPEDKDHFLGWEKLQHIALGIAKGIEYLHQGCNHPIIHFDINPHNVLLDDNFTPKISDFGLAKLCSKNPSLVSMTAARGTLGYIAPEVFSRNFGNVSYKSDIYSYGMLLLEMVGGRKNVDMSSPEDFHVLYPDWIHNLVDGDVHIHVENEDDFKIAKKLAIIGLWCIQWQPGNRPSIKSVIHMLETQEENQIAVPPNPFHSTTSTKVKGPISTRRPLHLEVIEE
- the LOC106764660 gene encoding rust resistance kinase Lr10-like isoform X2; its protein translation is MMASVLLLQRDSLLMKLSLMLILIRSGSAHNECHEENLSCGPNEPLIRFPFQLVKEMKEPCSYPRLCLSCTENNQTMLLLPTIKLQVKNIFYEDQEIVLTDPENCLFNKYMQITNFVQSYQFELYDTNLSFFNCTSAGHRHVRYRYREDSYSQDLVSCPIFISDSFESVLELDLTSCTKMFDIPSPILFTDGYPLYLRWFKPNCSECEAKGKRCKWKTNNDTGDIECFECTRKRIHVPKSLIFATTGSIFLGLVVTAVFMSILYFREKQEDQARVDKFLEDYRAEKPARFTYADLKRITNGFKEMLGEGAHGAVFRGKLSSEISVAVKILNNTEGEGNEFINEVGIMGKIHHINVVRLLGFCAEGLHRALVYNFFPNGSLQSFIFPPEDKDHFLGWEKLQHIALGIAKGIEYLHQGCNHPIIHFDINPHNVLLDDNFTPKISDFGLAKLCSKNPSLVSMTAARGTLGYIAPEVFSRNFGNVSYKSDIYSYGMLLLEMVGGRKNVDMSSPEDFHVLYPDWIHNLVDGDVHIHVENEDDFKIAKKLAIIGLWCIQWQPGNRPSIKSVIHMLETQEENQIAVPPNPFHSTTSTKVKGPISTRRPLHLEVIEE